GCCACAAAACATATcggcactactttgaaaaaatctcgtatctcacactgctactcaaagttgaaaggcagtaactctgtctgtatgCATCCCCTCAATAgataccacatttttctttgacagaacaagatacaAGTTTTTTTCAAAGTTGTGCCCATATAAAAGTTTTATGTCTTTAAATTTATTCCTCTATAATCTGTCATAATCATAAGTAAAACACCTATTAGGAATATTTTGTTCGTGTTACAGACGGGTATAGTAGGCCAAGACCTGgagcgtgagatgcgcgcccgCGGTCTCACCGTGGGCCACGAGCCAGATTCCTACGAGTTTTCAACCTTAGGCGGATGGGTGGCTACACGGGCCAGCGGCATGAAGAAAAACACCTACGGAAACATCGAGGACCTTATTGTTCAGACCAAGGTAGGCCACAAACAAGACTACACGTACAATATTGGACAGACCTGCATAGGACTAACTAGGGATTGAGTTAGCCCCAAGGGCCAATTAACGCAGTGATAAAGTGACCGAGTACTCCCGACCGTTCACGAAACAATAGCACGTACCTAGAAGCGTTGATACTTGTGTCTTTCAGCAGTAAGTGACCAATGTGGGTAACGTAAATCCGCAGGGCCTGATTTACCCACAGGCTAATAAGGCTAAAGCCTAAGGGCGCAAAGACCAAGGGGGCGCGCAaaggggcgcggcggcggctctgAGTTGAGACAAGCGGGGGGCATAGTCAGCCTAGGGCGGTCAGAACTCTAAGTCAGGCCCGTAAATCCACCAGTGTAATTCAACCCTCATTGCCGGACAACCCCTGCAAAAATGCATGGACTAATGATTGTAATGTTATTATTCAGACGGTGACGCCAACGGGCGTGCTGGAGAAGAGTTGTCGCGTGCCGCGCATCTCGTGCGGGCCGGAGTGGGAGCACGTCGTCATGGGCTCGGAGGGCTGCTTCGGGGTCGTCACTGAGGTACTGCTACACTCCAAACCATTCAACTacttcttatatttatttatttaatctttattgcacaaaagaaaatacaaatgtacaaaaggcggacttaatgctacaaggcatccATGGCATATTCTGTCCCATCAGCTAGGAAGACCAATAGCAGTTGTAAGTACCAAATAAATGTAAGCATTTTTGTGAATTTACATCCTATAATGTTTCAAGAGTGACATAAAACGTTAACCCACCCATATCTGCTTCAGGATGTTAAAATACGGCCCTATTATCATCACAACTAAATTTGCTCGACAGATGCAGTTTTTCCACGAAATGACTTGAAAATGATTTAATTCACTGCAGCTGCTTGCTAGCtaaattgtaaatacatttaaaacaaaaagaaaccgTTGGAGGCGCGGGGTATCGATCCCCGTACCTCTCACATGCTAAGAGAgcgctctaccatctgagctaCGCCCCCGGTGACATAACTGACGAATTTATCGATGTCAAAGTGTAATTCAAGGTAATTACCTAAGTATTGCTTGACTTGCGACTTTCACTTCGATGTTTGTTATTGAAGTGTGATACATATATCGCAGCGCAATGGTTATCTTCACCTTACATTCAGCACATAACAAATTCTACACAACTAATGGACCTGTGTTTTGTAGATCTCGCAAACCCCCATAGCTCTGCCATTTAGACGAAATCCCAAAAAAATACAGAGTCGcacctatataggtacataatatataaatataatatatatgtccagcagtggacgagagACGAGAGTAGGCTGATGAGGATGATATATAACTATTGAACCTGACCTTCACATAATTTCACGACAGTATGCCCAAGTTGAGACATCCATTTCATCATGGCTTCCGTATCGCTTCACTCTCACTTCGCGGTCGCTCTGACAATAGTAATCTTGACATAGGTAACCACTGAAGTGAACAAAAAGCCAGTTAAGTCCTTCAAGTGTGGATATTTAATAACAGGTGACGATAAAAGTGCGTCCACTGCCGCCGGTGACCCGCTACGGCTCGCTCGTGTTCCCGGCGTGGGAGCGCGGCGTGGCCTTCGAGCGGGAAGTGGCCGAGAAGCGGCTCCAGCCCTCCAGCATACGGCTCATGGACAACGACCAGGTACCGGGTTGACCAAGTGTTGTAGATATCTAGATACAATGACTCTTTATCACACACTCCTCACggacctcagtaaaagatatagcttacagaaaacaattgattaaggaTAGAGTAGGTAGACAACAGGTGGTCATCATATGCCTTATGACGTCGACCAGGTGCCACTGCCACGCAGCCACGCACACCGTTGGTTCGAGCGAAAATCAGTCTGGCGTCTACACTTCTTCGCATTGGACCAGTCTGgatattgtaaaataaacacaaaGAAAACATCCAAACTGCATTGACCCAAGTCTTATTGTTTAACTCATATTGAATAAATGTGGTGAAACGTGTTCAGCTAACCGTTATTATAATCAGTTTTGCGTCCAATAAACacataaattttataaatcCTTCCCCTTTTCAGTTCCGCTTCGGCCTCGCGCTCAAATTCGAGTCGTCGTGGGGCGGCGTGATCCTCGACGGCCTCAAACACCTCTACATCACTCGCATCAAAGGCTTCGATCCGGCCAAACTGTGCGTCGTCACACTGCTGTTCGAGGGAGAGGCTGAAGAGGTAGACATGTTGTCATTTCTGCTTCCGCTTTCAACTGCGGAGGCGCGCTGCTCAATGGCATGATGTATGATGATGCATCATGCCATTGAGCAGCGCGCCTCCGCAGTGGGGATGCTGTTCAGGTCTTAATGTAGGGGTACATTAAGACCTGAACAGGTCTTCGATCGGAGCAAGCTAAACGTCGTCATAATGCTGTTCAAGAAAGTAGCTGAGGAGTCCCGTGTCGATATCGCGACCGAATCCGAAAATATGTTGAGTGATCCTCGACAGCTTGAAGTACCTTTATGTTACTCATTCTTGCGTCAAGGGCTTCAATTCGGCTAAGCTAGGTGTCAcacgttttgaaaaaaaatattcaaaaagatCTAGTTTTTCTTCGTGTTTAGAATGTCAGACGGGTGTGTCTCCGCAAAAACTATTGTCTACGCCAAATCTTTGAAATTAGGTATCCAAACGCATTCGGGAGCACGATATGAGCGAGTCTACTAGTATATTGATTTAGACATTGTTTTGTTCTATTACAAGttaatcacaattttttttaggtgACCGAGCGTGAAAAAACGATCAACGCCATCGCCGCTAAATATGGTGGCGTGCCGGCTGGTGCCACGAATGGAGAGAGGGGATACACGTTCACCTTTGTCATCGCTTATATCAGAGTGAGTTTATCTTAAATACAGATTTATTGTTTTCTTCTTATAtctattacatttatttcaaaaatttcattgtttggttaAACTTTCAACGAGGCTAGCCTTTCAAAGCGCATCTTGCacgttttaaaatttaccaCTGGAATCTCTATATTCTCTAATAAGCTCCAGAAATATCAAATGGCAGCTGgatttttgtatagaaaaactAGAAGGTCTACCGCGCATACAACCAAACCAAATGCTATAATAAGTAGACTGCATAGACAATAGGTTTTTGAATTGAGATCATAGACATTTCGGAGCTTAATTTTAGCAGGGGTGCgacactcctcgcttcgggcaaactcggctccgttcggctcagcattgttccgagcaattattagggttggcacaacttgacgtgcctttgcgtgcacgaccacagtaaaaataatgacttgaattttgacaaccctaaatagccgaaagggatagtgccatatatcagaaagggatagcatgattcgaccctgaaccgctgtcaaacttcggttttgtaggaagtttcctttctatTCTATGATTTTAGTCCGTGTGGGAGGCAGCTCAGTACATCAGAGTATTGAAACCAATCCAATTCCCAGGACCTGGCGCTGGACTACAGCGTAGTGGCGGAGTCGTTCGAGACGTCGGTCCCGTGGGACCGCGCGCTGGCGCTGTGCGCCGCCGTCAAGCGACGAGTGCGCGCCGAGTGCGAGCGCCGGGGAGTGCGCCACTACCACATCTCCTGCCGACTCACGCAGACGTTAGTACTTATCTACTATAGATGGAGATGGAGCTTCAACCCTTTGACCCCCGAAGACATCAACAAACGCACAGCTACAGGCCAATGTCCACTTCCTACAAagttcacgatgacgcgccgcgccCGTCGTCTGATATAGCTTTTACTGCcaaagtttgtgcaaagttagcgtatTCAGAGTAGCcctttaatggggttggcaactgtcaaaggtttgcagagatggcgccatcttagcttgcccctttttctatgagatttggcttaaagggctggcatccagggcattaaaaaaaattgacagaatTCTAGGGATTGGCAGGGCAAGGtaatgctggcgccatctgcaaaatattttgaattttgaccggccaaccccattgacttatttttttttcgttttcagATACGACGCCGGCTGCTGCATTTACTTCTACTTCGGGTTCAATTCGTCGTCGTTCAAAGACCCCGTTGCGATGTATGAAAAAATCGAAGAGGCCGCTCGAGATGAAATTATCGACTGTGGTGGTAagcaaaagtaaaattaaataaacaaaattttctACTGAACATTAAAAATGTCCATAATATATAAACGAAATTCCTTAGTCcagatctattttttttttgcatctggaggggcgcggggcgcattttgtgaatagtttttgtgtttgttaggttctaatttaggttaaattaaattaaattaaataatcatttattttcaggcatggcccatagaggtgttagtaacaaaaaacttaaatactaatgatAACCCTTCGGGTGGCAGCACTGTTACATCAAAAAGCTGTCAAGTGGCGGCGCCATTTTGCGCGAAAATGCTTAAGTGTCAGAGGGTCTGACGTAGTCTGACGGGTGGTCAATAAGAAATTGGCGGGTGTTACAAATTTGacgattattgtttatttttgtatgaaggtTACACATAAAACGCATGGCGCTATAATAAGAATGAGATAGGCTATTAATTACGTTGACAAACATATATTTTCGATATATGTGCAATTCGCTAGTCCTCATTTAACCTAGGCCGAGCAAAAGTTTTCCGGATTTTTATATAGAAGAGTctagaaatacaaaataaaagcactatttcaaagaaaaagaattttattgacagtattacacatgtatgtatatacaaggaaaggtaataaaattatacctttGCATAAATCTTTTATACATTACAAGCATGTCAAAGTTGGATCTGAAATCTGTCACATAAAACATCAGTCAAAAACTGAGTAATCTTTCAAATCTTGTTTTGTTATCATATATTAATCAAGCGtttcaaattatatatttattttgcagaaTGCctcataaaatatgtattttcaccgactttagtaacaaaacttccgatttcaaaaaaaaatgagtCGATTAATATGGCACTTGAAAGCTAAAGTAGAAAGATGACCTTCGTACATTGTTTCATAATACCAAGTTCCTAAAGTTGTTCAAATTACAATTTGTAGGTTTTACAACTacattaaataacattacaaaaatttataaatacaatgccttttattttattagaaaactgCATAACACtgtgacaaaaataaaaaaattattactaacACTTTTTTACCAGGGCTACATTAGTATGGATACGACTTCTGATATTTTTTCATGTTGAATGTGAACTACTAATAAGAggtaaattgtacaaattttagcccagcttaataaaaaaaccagtgGTTAGCtagattaaaaacaaatatagcCAAACTGAAACTTTAACGTTTTAGTTAGtattgctgggcattttccgcaactcgacatccaatgtgcctattttgcgtgaaacgaggtagcgctactctaaccaccccagctcctccacgaagccgagcaaagtcttcaggttgctagtttcctcctttagtgtgcatggattccctaggtatttgctcctatatacttctacctgtttacagtctaggagaatatgttttgttgtttcttcttctgccatgcacgctctgcagtctctgcacatggggctgtcagttttacccatattatgtaggtgtttgtttagtgtgttatgtcctgttattaatcctactattttacgtagttgaattcttggtgttttcagtaatattttggtaagcttgtggttcagtttcggttgaatttctttggtttgcctgcatgtcttcatttcattccagtacttgttgtgcagttgtctgtgatgttgttctagctggttgtgtatgtaggatattggtaggggcatgattggctcgggtccatatgtgtttctgaacctttcctggccagttcatccgctgcatcgtttcctcttgatccactatgcccctttatccattgtactgttactttgttgccttctttgctcacttcagtgagactccgatgacattcaagtataagctctgaagtaagtttgtcgctgcatagcgcttgtagtaccgatttactgtctgacagtattagtatggtttcgtgtttcacttgtcgtcttgtaatagcattgcaagcttctattattcctacacattcagcttggaataccgtattgtgttcactaAGGGATTTTatgatgtgtatgttcaggtcctctgagaagacaccacatcctgtcccttcatttgtttttgagccatctgtaaatattcttaggtttatttggtttagtccttctttcggatcttctgttaacgatatggcgtaatctctccagaagatcatagtttttggtattttgtcgataggcgcttccagcatgggcagttttgagatcgtattttcatagatcttcttgtgcgatgagctgaaaaatgtccataggtttagatttttcaaacgaagagctgtggcagccgcttctttctgcTTTTACGTTTGTATCTGCTAGtgctttaaattaaagtaaCCAAACGCATGCAATACTTTTACATGTGTGTGTATCTAATAGGGATTTAAATTATACAAAGAAACGTACAAAGATATGGTACACGTCCATCCATACTTccattccatactaatattataaatgtgtatgtctgtctgtatgtgtgttacctcttcacgcttaaaccgctgaaccgatttagttgaaatttggcatagagtcCAGGAGAAGGActcaggatagtttttattccgaaaatcGTCCCATAAGAggaagagggtgaaaagcggggtgtaattgagataattaatgaattgcctgataattcgtttaaacaattaagcatacgctcaaattgaatgattgccattagactatatccaggcgctattcttactctagctgtggttaataagtccacgcagacgaagtcacgggcaaaatCTAGTAATATATGCATAAATGATACTTAcactaaaataatgtatttaagctaaatactttattttagtGTGTGTAAGTAgatacttacaaaatataagtGCATATTTACAAAGCAAGGGGAGAAACAAAGATTTGTTGCAGCCCACACAGTACATAGTTGTGCGCTTTTTTTTGCATACAACACACACTAGTCGGTGGCGTCCTTTACTATGCGGTATGAACGGGTATTCAGCCAGGTGGTGTTGTCGCACGCTGTACACCTTTGTACTGGCAGAGCTGGCAGGTGGTGCATGGATCGGAAGACGTGGGGTGTGGCAATCTATTAGTTTTCTGATCAAGTGGCATCGGAATTCTCTATGAGGTATTTGGTTATTGGCTTTGAACAATATGCAGCAATATGCAGCATGTGCTGCCCCCTCTACCACCACGAGTACGCACACCTCTACTTCTGCTTCTTCCTCCTCGCGTGCGTGCACTTCATTAGAATCAAAGCAAAGCAAATAAACATAAATGCATGTTAGTACAAGCCAAATCCCTTTAgcgtaaaaaaaactttaaccaAATCAAacgagataaaaaaataaacactaaacagAAGTATTATCCATACTTTTCTATCTTCTTTTAAAACTGAACAAAATGGCCACACTCGCGACCTTGAATCTTGAGTGTCGGTATGTGGAGTATGGcacttttaaatgaaatattattgagttttcaattaaaatattttagactATCGTTGCCAAATAGTTAACCCAGcgattttagttttactttaggttattagtattatatatacctaaataaacgCCCAAATCCTCAGAACCAAACTCGTTCATGGCCCGATTCTTAGAAGTAAAATACCAAAGTAAtatgtaaaaacataacaaatggaCGGTAAAACTATTGTAAACTGTTTATTACTTACCCAggcatattatattaaatccgCATACACTTCTTTAAATAGATAAACACTTAAAATCATGTTTTATTGAGCACCAAATATTTGATGATTGCCCTGTGTCCAGACGCTTTATAAATCAATGTGTTTCTacgaatatttatattagagaCACTTGTTTTTATTGCTAGAAATGTTTCTTGTGTTTTCCATAAGCTATTGATAAAGTTTACGCAGCTTAGCTGCGCGCGCAAACGTTGAATTTCCCGCCAAAATATGCAATGACCAATTGTGACCAATCCGTCGACTCCCGACGCCATAGCACTTGCGAACTTTTTAAATCGGTCGGGAGTCGACAGCTTGGCACTCGCGGATTTTTGAAATCGGTCGGGAGTCGACCGTTCGACACTCCAGTGattaaaaagtacaattaattaaaacctaccatgcacatcaatatacttagagttaagatttttgtaatgttttattttctatGACATGTTTGTTTTGAGCGGGAGTTTATGGGATGACTGGATTTAATAAAAAGTTCAGATctatttttacggttccgtacccaaagggtaaaaacgggacccataCTAAGacccactgtccgtctgtctgtctgtctgccaccaggctgtatctcatgaaccgtgatagctagacagttgacattttcacagatgatgtatttctgttgccgctataacaacaaatactaaaaagtacggaaccctcggtgggcgagtccgactagcacttgtccggtttttctaaAAACATCGAAACTGATAGTGTTGTATGTTGGCTGTATTGATGTTTGCGGAAGTTTGAACGAACAATAATGCAATATGAAATACACGACGCAGTAATACTCTGTTGTTGCAAGCTTGCAAAACATTAACAGTTTATAATCTAaatttttttacttgttccagGTTCTATATCTCATCACCATGGTGTTGGTAAACTTCGAAAAAAATGGTACAAAGATACAGTAAGCGAACCCGGGCGAAGATTATTACTCGCCGCTAAGCAAACTCTAGATCCCGACAATATTTTTGCCCTTGGAAACATGGCGTTTGGCGAAGACCAACACGAAGAGGCAATAGTTAAAAGCAAACTATAAGTTGTACAAAATATCACATAGTTTTACTTATTGAGAAGTGACAATAGCAACTGATTTTTCATAGGAAGCTTttctgttatagcggcaagtcAGTTTTGATTTGTTACTGGGCTTGCGAGCTTTTTgttgtggaaaaaaatatttgtcttTAATGCACATgtatcaaaacaaaatgtaaacattaacccccttattcataaaacttagtaaCCTGTTACAAAcatctgttaaattttgtctgtttctaacaaacagaaatatcaaaatgactgatagggacaaacgattatcaatgGTTTTTTTAGATTTGACAAACGTTGATTAATAACGccataagggtcggttgcaccatagagtaacttatcctagagcggcactgtcatagtaaattttgtaacccgagtaaattcactgccatctgtcgacacactttaaaactaaaaatgaagatttataaaaatacgataaaatgtatttaaatatggataaatgattttttttatttgcattaattatgtttatgattttgacccatgttctttcactgatatgcgttaaattttttaaataacaaacgaaaccgtcaacgccatctatacgacagttggctaaagctagtagcgccctctgaacgagaatcaaattttcttaattttcgaggcacgttttttccttagactgtatccatctattacgaagttatatctatctttggttgcaCCAAATGAGgcctaccgcgtttaatttcgccgctaggggcgctagtgtacaTGGAGgcctttcaaaatgtcaaaagcATAGAagttttgagatctgtttttttggacctacatctacagtggcgccaactggtgagcacaaaaacggttcATTGTTTatagttcgctaaattttattctatggaaagtttcatagtaaaccgccgcggcgcgccggatgaccttgatcagtctgtcaagtgcggatggtgcaaccgGCACTAAGCCTACTTCTCTTTTGCGGTGTTCTTCACGATTTTCCATTTCTTTAAACAAGACCAATGAAAGCAATGTCAGGACACAACTCTATAGCAAAACGATGTGGCCTTTGGCTTTACAGAAATACCTACAAGTTGGGTATCTTATTCataggatttatttattttttcggaTTTTATGGATGATAATAGATTAGTCTGGTCAGAACAATGGTTAAGTATTATGTAGGTAGCATAGATGCGTGTTTGTTGTGAGCAGTGCCTTCGAACATGCGGTTTTAGTTCATAAATTATTAGAATCTAGGTCAAAGTGATTTGTAAACTTATTTTGATTAGATAATTCACG
This genomic interval from Cydia strobilella chromosome 9, ilCydStro3.1, whole genome shotgun sequence contains the following:
- the LOC134744389 gene encoding alkyldihydroxyacetonephosphate synthase, giving the protein MSAASVSSSIVNANENSNNRTDDSDKNKMSSVKKKRDVNTNSGNDTIIKVKSVIPRRRQELLKWWGWGYKDSKFEVVDQAARFTGDRYLIGGKTLPHFAPWVVQNLNIDLSKLPKTTPLPTSYPDSRLPSNVREELEKIALVSVDGMDRLIRAHGQTLSDMAQLRSNSFPRIPDAVIWPECHEDVVKIVALATRHQFVIIPFGGGTSVSGSITCPAREPRPIVALDTSEMNSILWIDRDQLLARVQTGIVGQDLEREMRARGLTVGHEPDSYEFSTLGGWVATRASGMKKNTYGNIEDLIVQTKTVTPTGVLEKSCRVPRISCGPEWEHVVMGSEGCFGVVTEVTIKVRPLPPVTRYGSLVFPAWERGVAFEREVAEKRLQPSSIRLMDNDQFRFGLALKFESSWGGVILDGLKHLYITRIKGFDPAKLCVVTLLFEGEAEEVTEREKTINAIAAKYGGVPAGATNGERGYTFTFVIAYIRDLALDYSVVAESFETSVPWDRALALCAAVKRRVRAECERRGVRHYHISCRLTQTYDAGCCIYFYFGFNSSSFKDPVAMYEKIEEAARDEIIDCGGSISHHHGVGKLRKKWYKDTVSEPGRRLLLAAKQTLDPDNIFALGNMAFGEDQHEEAIVKSKL